The proteins below come from a single Alnus glutinosa chromosome 9, dhAlnGlut1.1, whole genome shotgun sequence genomic window:
- the LOC133876879 gene encoding receptor-like protein 9DC3, whose translation MRYLNQSNVGFTGQIPIAISHLTSLVTLDLSINFDFFETGPSLTFESPNLNMLLQNLSELIELYLDGVVISAQGKEWCHVLSTSMPNLRVFSLSNYNLSGPIDSLLQNLKSFSVIWLNGNNFSSPVPISFCRFQESDISGSLLFWVEWKVSKKDFPGSLPEFSPNVSLRTIVLNYTGFSGSLPHSIGNLKMLSTIDLSNCNFRGSIPNSMTLRLSNNQFSGQLKEFSTISSNKLEELDLSNNELEGPIPISIFELRGLLASVSPLNPHNSFSISSNKLYGSILGSICNYTNLRNLNLPDNYFNGTILQCLIEMSGALLQVLSLRRNNLNGIIPDTFPESCYLQTSAINKNHLEGKLPKSLKNCHLLEVLDIGNNHMHRGHLPILLEWISHIEVTVSSKGSEVELVRILTIFITIDFSSNNFDGPILEEIGELTLLYILNLSHNAFTGQIPASLGKLSNLESLDLSSKKLTGEIPKQLANGLIFLSVLNLSFNQLVGHIPFIKQFSTFLENSFKGNERLCGLPLKSQCSHEEPRFSPPTYEESHRSMIEWNYINAEMGFVVWFGIVMGPLMFWKRWRLWYYKHVDDILFKIFPKVYLGNEYC comes from the exons ATGAGGTATTTGAATCAATCAAATGTTGGTTTTACAGGGCAGATTCCTATTGCCATTTCGCATTTGACAAGCTTGGTTACTCTTGATTTATCTATCAATTTTGACTTCTTCGAAACTGGTCCTTCCCTAACATTTGAGAGTCCAAATTTAAATATGCTCCTTCAGAACCTTTCAGAGCTTATCGAACTTTATCTTGATGGTGTAGTTATATCAGCGCAAGGTAAGGAGTGGTGTCACGTCTTATCAACTTCgatgccaaatttgagagtGTTTAGCTTGTCAAACTACAATCTTTCAGGCCCTATTGATTCCTTGTTACAGAATCTTAAGTCCTTCTCAGTTATTTGGTTGAATGGTAACAACTTTTCTTCTCCAGTTCCAATTTCTTTTTGCAGATTTCAAGAATCTGACATCTCTGGAAGTCTCCTCTTCTGGGTTGAATGGAAAGTTTCCAAAAAAGATTTTCCAG GTTCTTTGCCAGAATTTTCTCCAAATGTATCTCTTCGAACCATAGTTCTCAACTATACAGGATTTTCAGGGTCATTGCCACATTCTATTGGCAATCTTAAAATGTTGTCAACAATAGATCTTTCGAATTGCAATTTTAGAGGATCAATTCCAAACTCAATG ACATTACGACTTTCCAATAACCAATTTTCTGGGCAACTCAAGGAATTTTCCACCATTTCTTCTAACAAACTAGAAGAGCTTGATTTGAGCAATAACGAGTTGGAAGGGCCAATACCCATATCTATATTTGAACTTCGAGGTCTT CTAGCATCGGTCAGTCCCTTGAATCCGCacaattctttttctatttcaagtAATAAATTATATGGGAGTATCCTTGGATCAATATGCAATTATACAAATCTTCGAAATCTCAATCTGCCTGATAATTACTTCAATGGCACAATTCTCCAATGCTTGATTGAGATGAGTGGGGCTCTTCTTCAAGTGTTGAGTCTAAGGAGAAACAATCTCAACGGTATAATTCCTGATACTTTTCCAGAGTCTTGTTATTTACAAACTTCAGCTATCAATAAAAACCATCTAGAGGGAAAGTTGCCGAAATCTCTGAAGAATTGCCATTTATTGGAGGTCTTGGACATTGGGAACAACCACATGCATCGAGGACACCTTCCCATTTTACTTGAATGGATTAGCCATATTGAAG TAACAGTTTCTAGCAAGGGTTCAGAGGTGGAGCTGGTGAGGATCCTAACTATCTTCATCACCATTGATTTTTCTAGCAACAACTTTGATGGTCCTATACTTGAAGAAATTGGAGAATTGACATTGTTATATATTCTCAACTTGTCACATAATGCTTTCACGGGCCAAATCCCAGCATCTTTAGGGAAATTGAGTAATCTTGAGTCACTAGACTTGTCAAGTAAGAAGCTTACTGGAGAAATTCCTAAGCAACTCGCCAATGGTCTTATTTTCCTTTCGGTCCTCAACCTTTCGTTCAACCAATTGGTGGGACATATTCCATTTATCAAGCAATTCTCTACATTTTTGGAAAATTCCTTCAAAGGAAACGAAAGATTATGTGGTTTGCCTTTGAAATCACAGTGCTCACATGAGGAGCCACGATTCTCACCTCCAACGTATGAAGAATCTCATAGGAGTATGATCGAGTGGAATTACATAAATGCTGAAATGGGATTTGTTGTTTGGTTTGGAATTGTAATGGGGCCCCTTATGTTTTGGAAAAGGTGGAGGTTATGGTATTACAAACATGTTGATGACATTCTTTTCAAGATCTTCCCTAAAGTGTATCTTGGAAATGAATATTGTTAA